One Gadus chalcogrammus isolate NIFS_2021 chromosome 7, NIFS_Gcha_1.0, whole genome shotgun sequence genomic window, GCTGCGGAACAGGAAGGCGGGGGTCGTAGGTCGTCCCCGGGGCGGGCAGCAGTCCCCAGCCCTCGGCGCCAAGAGATACCTGATCCTGATCTACACCGTGGAGTTCGACAGGTCGGTTCCCCCTCTGAACCCTTCActtgacctttaacctctgaTGAACCCTTCACTTGACCTTTAACCCCTGAAGAACCCTTCACTTGACCTTTTACCTCTGAAATACCCTTCACTTAACACTCACCCCAACTCAACCCTATTCCTTAACTTAAAGTGGGGGTAGGCTGTCTGGAGGAACCAGCCACAGATCTTGTATCCTGAACCCCTTCCCCCATGTGTTAGCGAGCTAACACAtggctagctcgctagcttcAGCATTAGGTCAGCTAGCTCTGAGGGAGACTCGCGTCTCACCCTCACACCCTAATCCCAGACTCACTCCTCACCCCAGACTCACTCCCCACCCCAGACTCACTCCTCACCCCAGACTCACTCCTCACCCCAGACTCACTCCCCACCCCAGACTCACTCCAGACTCACTCCTCACCCCAGACTCACTCCTCAGCCCAGACTCACTCCTCACCCCAGACTCACTCCCCACCCCAGACTCACTCCTCACCCCAGACTCACTCCTCACCCCAGACTCACTCCCCACCCCagactcactcctcactccagACTCACTCCATCCTGCTGGCTCGGTCCTCCCGGTGAAGGGTTCTAACGTGGTCCTCCAGGTGAAGGGTTCTAACGTGGTCCTCCAGGTGAAGGGTTCTAACGTGGTCCTCCCGGTGAAGGGTTCTAACGTGGTCCTCCAGGTGAAGGGTTCTAACGTGGGCCTCCCGGTGAAGGGTTCTAACGTGGGCCTCCCGGTGAAGGGTTCTAACGTGGTCCTCCCGGTGAAGGGTTCTAACGTGGTCCTCCCGGTGAAGGGTTCTAACGTGGTCCTCCTGGTGAAGGGTTCTAACGTGGCTCTCCCGGTGCGCCACTAGGATCCACTACCCGCTGCCCGTGCCCTACAAGGGGAAGCCGGACCCGGCCGCCCTCCAGCGGGAGATCAGAGCCCTGCGGACGCAGCTCAGCGCCGCCACCTCCCAGGGGgggcccggccacgcccaccccgAGACCCAGAGGCTGCGAGCAGAGTGGGTCCTCGCGCGTTCATCCcgtcactcattcattcattcattcatccattcattcgtCAGAGGTGCTGGGTTGCACAATATGAACGCCTGTGGTTCCGTTCCTCCCAGTAGCCACAGGACACTTCTAGGTCAATGTGACCGTAGACGTCGCCACACACGAGGATGTGGTCGGgattagggctgaacgattcatcgaattcaaatcgaaatcgcgatgtaATAGAACGCGGTATGCAAATCGCCAAGACtgcgattaaaaaaaagaaaaaaaaaagagtgatttgttaccgttactgactggaaatcagtgcgattaatttttttacattttttataattCAATAGTTGAATAAagaagtttataatataaattaatctccACACATCGGcttggcctaaaggaaagatccgtttttatgttgactgcttccgatgttgtgttggtcatactaaagaatgatttattattttttcttgtgaataatacacaacatgaggaaaaatcgcacattaaatcgcaatattggtcaaaataatcgcaattcgattTCCCCCGAAGTGGTTCAGCCCTGGTGGGGATATgaactctccccctctccccccccaggctggcccaggtgagggaggagaagcAGGCCCTGGCCCACGCCCTGCAGCGCctgcaggggggaggagccggggggagggaggcggtgaggaggagcagggaggcgctgcgggacctggaggagcagctCCTGAAGGAGCAGGCCAAGGGGCAGCGCTCGGCCAGCAGGAGGAGCCAGGAGCAGCGCCTCCtggtggagcaggtgggggtgtgACGTCACCGTCACCTcggtgtgacgtcatcgctCAACGTGATGTCAtactgaactgtgtgtgtgtgtgtgtgtgtgtgtgtgtgtgtgtgtgtgtgtgtgtgtgtgtgtgtgtgtgtgtgtgtgtgtgtgtgtgtgtgtgtgtgtgtgtgtgtgtgtgtgtgtgtgtgtgtgtgtgtgtgtgtgtctcccccagCTGGAGGAGCTCAGGGAGTCTGAGAGCGCGCTGCGCGTCCGTGTGAAGGACCTGACCAGCGAGCTGGCCTCCTTGAGGAGAGGGTGAGCccacctccttccttcctccctcctccctcctccctccctcgtttCCTTTCCTTCCCTGAACATGTGCTCCtccctcatgtttcattctTCTCCTacgtgacggggggggggtcgggtgcGTTTGTTTTTGACTCCGCAGCCGGGCGACGCCCGTCTACTCCGGCGGCACGCGGGCCGACATCCAGACCCACCGGTCGCTGTCCCGGGAGAGGGGCTCCGTGACCCGGGAGAGGGGCTCTCTCTCCAGGGACCGGGGCCCCGCAGGGCTGGGGGTCCGAGCCCGGTCGGGGTCCCGGGAGCGAGCCGACGACCGCGTCCTGCGctcgggggagagggggcgccGGGCCGACTCCTCCGGCCCCCGCGCCCACATCCCCCGACCCTCGCCCTCCCCCACCGgtacgtgccccccccccccactaaggGACAGAAGCCCCCCTGAGCCCCCCAGGCCCGGGGCGGTGGTGGAAGTCCTTCCTTCAACACCTTAACGATGGCGTTAGAGGATACGGCTCAATGATTAATCGAATTCAAAACCGCCATCGCGATGTATAGAACGCCATATcttttcattaaatgttttataggaagtgcagaacagctggatacacatctgtcaattatttttagatttgaacattttctatttaaccctttggtctttttttttttgagtttaAGTCCTCAGTTCCAAAGTGTTTTTGGGGAGAGACGCGCTGAATAAACACGTCGTGTTTTTaaactaaaaaaataatcgtttgaataatcgtgatttcaatattgaccaaaataattgtgATGATGATTTTATCCATAATcgagccgcccccccccccatgtccagGCTCCGGGGGGCCGCGCTTCAACCCCACCGCCTACATCCAGGACCGCCAGCGCCGCCTGAAGGAGGCGGACCTCAAAAAGTACGTTGTCTTGTGATTGGCTGGTTGATCGAAGCTCAACGCTAGCAGCGGCGGTAGCTAGCTAGCGTGCGTGCTAACGTTGCGCCGCGTGTCGCCAGGCTGAGGAAGACGCGGAGAGACATGCTGGCGTCGCCCGTCCTGTCTGAGAGGGGGCGGTCCCGTTCCCGGGAGCACCGCCCCCTCGCGGAACGCTCCGGCAgccgggggcggagcctgtCCACGGAGAGGCGGGGCAGCCGGCCGTCCTCCGCCGGGTCCGTGGTGGACGAGGACCACATGACCGGCGTCCTGCTCAGGTGACGACCTCCTCGACTCAACTCTGTTTATATATACGATGTGACGCCAAGAGCGTAACCATGGAAACGAGTAGACGGCTGCGGCG contains:
- the ccdc61 gene encoding centrosomal protein CCDC61, with translation MEASSGVEEDLVFRGVEFSVKVEMENGLLVVEISDVKTADQWRGEFDPAYIEDLTRKTGNFKQFPIFCSMLESAVRQVSDSVTLDLLTYADLELLRNRKAGVVGRPRGGQQSPALGAKRYLILIYTVEFDRIHYPLPVPYKGKPDPAALQREIRALRTQLSAATSQGGPGHAHPETQRLRAELAQVREEKQALAHALQRLQGGGAGGREAVRRSREALRDLEEQLLKEQAKGQRSASRRSQEQRLLVEQLEELRESESALRVRVKDLTSELASLRRGRATPVYSGGTRADIQTHRSLSRERGSVTRERGSLSRDRGPAGLGVRARSGSRERADDRVLRSGERGRRADSSGPRAHIPRPSPSPTGSGGPRFNPTAYIQDRQRRLKEADLKKLRKTRRDMLASPVLSERGRSRSREHRPLAERSGSRGRSLSTERRGSRPSSAGSVVDEDHMTGVLLRGRKPVYNGASASRGNGSLGRKPLCSTPTYRRREDRESSMDAGTELSEIDARLQALQDYMRDLDTGP